One Gemmatimonadaceae bacterium DNA segment encodes these proteins:
- a CDS encoding DNA/RNA non-specific endonuclease, whose amino-acid sequence MGRIDLVAAVESAMRFQAAQDRQAQGTSAEVEADMLNKRREFLLPSDRVFFESLIDGSDILPIRYLEIGQRAARAVGRLEIPVAGQGTGFATGFLVAPYLLLTNQHVLRTPDWAAAATFTLDAADDVTGMPLPPRVFRLIPGELFVADEALDFAITTVSATATDGTPLLDYGYLRLFEQTGKIVRDEYATIVQHPNGRQKHVAARNNKVTVYPYDDQMAAAGTPANNFLYYETDTLRGSSGSPVFNDQWFVVALHRRGVPAVTQQDGQWVVLRQDNSPATRQDDDASLRYVSNEGTRISQILARLRELANTKDGMYAADAARALAIIGGAAGDVSEGPLATPVAIPTVLRPATVGRSVVARPGSAHLGAPVIRRSGWTANRPALGVEIARRALDLFPNDLGYDPDFLHGVTIPMPSPKPVLRKALAPRVDAPTEYLLPFRHFTTAMHAKRRVPIFAAVNIDGKGRSRSSLPQRPSWSLDPRIAEEHQPDDSIFSQMLQRGHQAAREYVVFGTPQERRQADLHSFTLTNVCPQIAAFNGTREWYTVEREVVGAAKDEHTRLSEFVGPILAADDPTYDSLRSPNSDAVMGTRIKIPQRFWKIIFWVEDGTLQHRAFILDQRDELEAAGPLELDIETPSGVEESTVEEIGDLTDLVFEGF is encoded by the coding sequence ATGGGACGTATTGATTTGGTGGCGGCAGTCGAGAGCGCGATGCGCTTTCAGGCGGCACAGGACCGACAGGCCCAGGGCACGTCGGCCGAAGTAGAAGCGGACATGCTCAACAAGCGGCGCGAATTCCTGCTGCCGAGTGACCGCGTTTTCTTTGAGAGCCTCATCGACGGGAGCGATATTCTGCCGATCCGGTACCTCGAGATCGGCCAACGTGCGGCACGTGCGGTCGGCCGTCTCGAGATTCCTGTCGCGGGACAGGGAACGGGCTTCGCCACGGGCTTCTTAGTGGCGCCGTACCTGCTTCTGACCAATCAGCATGTCCTACGCACCCCGGATTGGGCGGCTGCGGCTACCTTCACGCTGGATGCGGCGGATGACGTGACGGGGATGCCGCTCCCGCCACGGGTCTTCCGCCTCATCCCGGGCGAGCTATTCGTGGCGGACGAGGCGCTCGACTTTGCGATCACGACGGTGAGCGCCACCGCGACCGATGGCACGCCGTTGCTCGACTATGGCTATCTGCGTCTCTTCGAGCAGACCGGTAAGATCGTACGTGATGAGTACGCCACCATCGTGCAGCATCCCAATGGCCGACAGAAGCACGTCGCTGCGCGGAACAACAAGGTCACCGTCTACCCGTACGATGACCAGATGGCGGCGGCGGGGACGCCCGCGAACAACTTCCTATACTACGAGACCGACACGCTCCGGGGCTCGTCCGGCTCCCCGGTCTTCAACGACCAGTGGTTTGTCGTGGCGCTCCACCGACGCGGCGTCCCCGCCGTGACGCAACAGGACGGGCAGTGGGTGGTGCTGCGCCAGGACAATTCCCCGGCGACGCGGCAAGATGACGACGCGTCTCTGCGGTACGTCTCGAACGAAGGCACGCGCATCAGTCAGATCCTCGCGAGGCTCCGCGAACTCGCGAACACGAAAGACGGGATGTATGCGGCTGACGCCGCGCGGGCGCTGGCGATCATCGGGGGGGCGGCTGGGGACGTCAGCGAGGGGCCGCTGGCGACCCCGGTCGCGATTCCGACGGTGCTGCGGCCTGCGACAGTGGGGCGGTCGGTCGTCGCTCGTCCCGGGAGCGCTCACCTCGGGGCGCCCGTGATCAGACGGTCCGGTTGGACGGCGAATCGACCCGCGCTCGGCGTGGAAATCGCGCGGCGCGCCCTCGACCTCTTCCCGAACGACCTCGGCTACGATCCGGACTTCCTCCACGGCGTGACTATCCCGATGCCATCGCCCAAGCCGGTCCTGCGGAAGGCGTTGGCTCCCCGGGTCGACGCGCCCACCGAGTATCTGCTGCCGTTCCGGCACTTCACGACGGCCATGCATGCAAAGCGCCGCGTCCCGATCTTCGCGGCGGTCAACATCGACGGGAAGGGGCGGTCTCGCAGCAGTCTCCCCCAGCGCCCATCCTGGTCGTTAGACCCGCGCATCGCGGAAGAGCACCAGCCGGACGACTCGATCTTCAGCCAGATGCTGCAACGCGGCCATCAGGCGGCGCGCGAGTACGTGGTGTTCGGCACCCCCCAGGAGCGGCGACAGGCCGACCTCCATAGCTTCACGCTGACGAACGTCTGTCCGCAGATCGCCGCCTTCAACGGCACGCGGGAGTGGTACACCGTCGAGCGGGAAGTCGTGGGCGCGGCCAAGGACGAGCACACCCGGTTGAGTGAGTTTGTCGGGCCGATTCTGGCGGCGGATGACCCTACGTACGACTCGCTGCGGAGTCCGAACTCGGATGCCGTCATGGGGACGCGCATCAAGATCCCGCAGCGGTTTTGGAAAATCATCTTCTGGGTCGAGGACGGGACCTTGCAGCACCGCGCCTTCATCCTGGACCAGCGAGACGAGCTCGAGGCGGCGGGGCCGCTCGAGCTCGATATCGAGACGCCCAGCGGTGTCGAGGAATCGACCGTCGAGGAGATTGGCGACCTTACGGACTTAGTGTTCGAGGGCTTCTAG